A genomic window from Lotus japonicus ecotype B-129 chromosome 1, LjGifu_v1.2 includes:
- the LOC130731768 gene encoding uncharacterized protein LOC130731768 — MDKYFPETAREEMENKFLSLRQGPTSVEEYAARLEALSKHFRFFTNQVDEAYLCNRFLRGLRNEIEKAVRPLGIRVYQQLVEKAREVEAMENRQRGRTESGGTVRPGQNQPGRFNGQRSVGKFDKGKAPMRKPYQRPAAQVPNAVRGATPVSKEDVTCYKCNEKGHYANECGKEIVCWRCRKPGHVERNCPNAAKAEPVLNTAKGRRPSAPGCVFAISGEQAAVTDDLIQGTCLIAGTSLMVLFDSGATHSFIAEDCVKRLGLLTADLPFDLVVTTPAADRLVTRTACLQCLLVYEDRKFFANLVCLGLKELDVILGMDWLAQYHVLLDCANKAVVFPDPGVTDYLNSYNLGKGSPAYVNSIVAEAKHDGDVRNILVVQEYVDVFPEDVPGLPPVRETEFSIDIVPGTGPISMAPYRMAPAELAELAKQLDDLSSKGFI; from the coding sequence ATGGACAAGTACTTCCCAGAGACAGCAAGGGAAGAAATGGAGAACAAGTTCCTCAGTTTGAGGCAAGGACCTACGTCCGTGGAGGAATATGCTGCACGTTTGGAAGCCTTATCCAAACACTTTCGTTTCTTCACGAACCAGGTGGATGAGGCTTATCTGTGCAACAGGTTTTTGCGCGGATTGAGGAATGAGATTGAGAAGGCTGTTAGGCCTTTGGGAATCAGGGTCTATCAACAGCTGGTTGAGAAGGCTCGTGAAGTCGAGGCTATGGAGAACAGGCAAAGAGGCCGTACAGAGAGCGGAGGAACAGTGCGCCCGGGACAGAATCAACCGGGAAGATTCAATGGACAGAGATCAGTGGGGAAATTCGATAAGGGCAAGGCGCCAATGAGAAAGCCTTACCAGCGCCCAGCTGCCCAAGTGCCAAATGCTGTGAGGGGAGCAACCCCTGTTTCAAAGGAAGATGTGACCTGCTACAAGTGCAATGAGAAaggacactatgctaatgaaTGTGGCAAGGAGATTGTATGCTGGAGATGCCGAAAACCAGGACATGTGGAGAGAAATTGCCCGAATGCTGCTAAAGCTGAGCCAGTGCTGAATACTGCCAAGGGGAGACGACCATCTGCTCCAGGTTGTGTCTTTGCTATTTCTGGCGAACAGGCCGCCGTTACTGATGACCTTATCCAGGGTACGTGTCTTATTGCTGGAACATCACTAATGGTTTTATTTGATTCGGGTGCTACGCACTCATTCATTGCTGAGGATTGTGTGAAGAGGTTAGGGTTACTGACTGCTGACCTACCCTTCGATCTGGTGGTGACAACCCCTGCCGCTGATCGATTAGTTACACGCACGGCATGCTTACAATGTCTGTTGGTttacgaggatcggaagttcttTGCGAACCTCGTCTGTTTAGGGCTCAAAGAGCTGGATGTGATcttgggaatggattggttagcGCAATATCACGTGCTCTTAGATTGTGCTAACAAGGCGGTAGTATTCCCAGATCCCGGCGTTACGGATTACTTAAACTCGTACAACTTGGGAAAGGGTTCACCGGCGTATGTGAACTCTATCGTTGCCGAAGCGAAACATGATGGTGATGTGCGCAATATCTTGGTGGTACAGGAGTATGTCGATGTGTTCCCAGAAGATGTACCCGGCTTACCACCAGTCAGAGAGACGGAGTTCTCTATTGACATTGTGCCCGGTACTGGACCAATATCAATGGCACCTTATCGTATGGCCCCAGCGGAGTTGGCAGAATTGGCAAAGCAGTTGGATGATCTATCCTCAAAGGGATTCATTTGA